The Pseudomonas eucalypticola genome has a window encoding:
- a CDS encoding carbohydrate porin, with protein MSNRVAFGCALIITLAGPVMADEPAPVQGPVADTMATEYPNQKIGPRVLNVENNVPASSGKLLEEQGKWLNDHGISPHLSMTEIYLRNPSAGLSTGNHEALTLFAIGSDFNLDKLVGIPGGTLHFEQLYVPWTSNLAYGTQVGDVIAGKPGPYIPRVSHLTLFTYEQKLLDDKLAIEVGKSNAGNYFALPLCNVPLGCVNAILQDTAGINPPPYANWGARIGYDLTPALRAQVGAWRSNNAYPFTNGWERSSGDSGGTLSTVYLANLAYRTDYHMEAYPQTYEILGFHNNGEQTDPYYTVNGTSKVQDSTAAARTSKGVSGFYLGAKKTFWRQDGGKGNDVNPTALTAFASLTHTVGQDTANGVGTQGNAGLILSAPFRSRPFDSYSVNVNWAQLTTREQRFLEEAHEAVGAGSYSPGRNEYGVSLDANFVLTDSIVVSPFVLRTWGASTWLNPYSTVSPRDGYAAGLLFHIQFDELLGLNAHH; from the coding sequence ATGAGCAATCGAGTGGCGTTTGGCTGTGCCCTGATCATCACCCTGGCAGGCCCGGTAATGGCCGATGAGCCTGCACCTGTACAAGGCCCGGTGGCCGATACCATGGCCACTGAATACCCCAACCAGAAGATCGGCCCGCGGGTGCTCAACGTCGAGAACAACGTGCCGGCGTCCAGCGGCAAGCTGCTGGAGGAGCAGGGCAAGTGGCTGAACGACCACGGCATCAGCCCGCACCTGTCGATGACCGAAATCTACCTGCGCAACCCCAGCGCGGGGCTGAGCACCGGCAATCACGAGGCGCTGACCCTCTTCGCCATCGGCAGCGACTTCAACCTCGACAAGCTGGTGGGCATTCCTGGCGGCACGCTTCACTTCGAGCAGCTGTATGTGCCGTGGACCAGCAACCTGGCCTACGGCACCCAGGTCGGCGACGTCATAGCCGGCAAGCCGGGGCCGTACATTCCGCGGGTCAGCCATTTAACCCTATTCACCTACGAGCAAAAGCTGCTCGATGACAAGCTGGCCATCGAGGTGGGCAAGAGCAATGCTGGCAACTACTTCGCCCTGCCGCTGTGCAACGTGCCGCTGGGCTGCGTCAACGCCATCCTGCAGGACACCGCCGGCATCAACCCGCCGCCCTACGCCAACTGGGGCGCACGCATCGGCTACGACCTGACCCCGGCCCTGCGCGCGCAGGTGGGCGCCTGGCGCAGCAACAACGCCTACCCGTTCACCAACGGCTGGGAGCGCAGCAGCGGCGACAGCGGCGGCACCCTGAGCACGGTGTACCTGGCCAACCTGGCCTACCGCACCGACTACCACATGGAAGCCTACCCGCAGACCTACGAGATCCTCGGCTTCCACAACAACGGCGAGCAGACCGACCCGTACTACACCGTCAACGGCACCTCCAAGGTGCAGGACAGCACCGCGGCGGCGCGCACCAGCAAGGGCGTCAGCGGCTTCTACCTGGGTGCGAAGAAGACCTTCTGGCGCCAGGACGGCGGCAAGGGTAACGACGTCAATCCGACCGCGCTGACCGCCTTCGCCAGCTTGACCCACACCGTCGGCCAGGACACCGCCAACGGCGTCGGCACCCAGGGCAACGCCGGGCTGATCCTGTCGGCACCGTTCCGCAGCCGGCCGTTCGACAGCTACTCGGTGAACGTCAACTGGGCGCAATTGACCACCCGCGAACAGCGCTTCCTCGAGGAAGCCCACGAAGCCGTCGGCGCCGGCAGTTACAGCCCCGGCCGCAACGAATACGGGGTGTCGCTGGACGCCAACTTCGTGCTCACCGACAGCATCGTGGTCAGCCCATTCGTGCTGCGCACCTGGGGTGCCAGCACGTGGCTCAACCCCTACAGCACCGTCAGCCCGCGTGACGGCTACGCCGCCGGGCTGCTGTTCCACATCCAATTCGACGAACTGCTGGGCCTCAACGCCCATCACTGA
- a CDS encoding NAD-dependent epimerase/dehydratase family protein, giving the protein MHILITGANGFVGATLVQRLLSDPAALPGWTQLTLLDLTFDKPVHDPRVRSLAGSIDDSRLLADALETPVDVAFHLASVPGGLAERDYALGRRVNLDATLAMLEGLKAQATPARVVFASTIAVYGSPLLETVDDHTPLRPQLSYATQKLMGELLIDDFSRRGWIDGISLRLPGIVARPPAPSGLLSAFMSEVFWKLKAGQPFVCPVSPGAQAWWMSAARCVDNLLHAARVPAQALQARRVFALPVLHLSLLQLIDGLCQRFGEDRRALVSYEPNEALEANFGRYPPLHAEAAEALGLRHDGTLEQLIANTV; this is encoded by the coding sequence ATGCACATACTCATCACCGGCGCCAACGGCTTCGTTGGCGCCACCCTGGTGCAACGGCTGCTCAGCGATCCGGCGGCGTTGCCGGGCTGGACCCAACTGACCCTGCTGGACCTGACGTTCGATAAACCCGTCCACGACCCGCGCGTGCGCTCGCTGGCGGGCAGCATTGACGACAGCCGCCTGTTGGCCGACGCCTTGGAAACCCCGGTGGACGTGGCGTTTCACCTGGCCAGCGTGCCCGGTGGCCTGGCCGAGCGTGATTACGCGCTAGGCCGCCGCGTGAACCTGGATGCCACCCTGGCCATGCTGGAAGGGTTGAAAGCCCAAGCCACGCCTGCGCGGGTGGTGTTCGCCAGCACCATCGCCGTCTACGGCTCGCCGTTGCTTGAGACGGTGGACGACCACACGCCGCTGCGCCCGCAGCTGAGCTACGCCACCCAGAAACTGATGGGTGAACTGCTGATCGACGATTTCAGCCGCCGTGGCTGGATCGACGGTATCAGCCTGCGCCTGCCCGGCATCGTCGCGCGGCCGCCAGCGCCCTCGGGGCTGCTGTCGGCGTTCATGAGCGAGGTGTTCTGGAAACTCAAGGCTGGCCAGCCGTTCGTGTGCCCGGTGTCGCCGGGTGCGCAGGCCTGGTGGATGTCGGCGGCGCGCTGCGTCGACAACCTGCTGCACGCGGCCCGCGTGCCCGCCCAGGCGTTGCAGGCGCGGCGGGTGTTTGCCTTGCCGGTGCTGCATTTGAGCCTGTTGCAGTTGATTGATGGGTTGTGCCAGCGTTTCGGCGAGGACCGCCGGGCGTTGGTCAGTTATGAACCCAACGAAGCCCTGGAAGCGAACTTCGGCCGCTACCCGCCGTTGCACGCCGAAGCGGCCGAGGCGTTGGGGCTGCGCCATGACGGCACGTTGGAACAATTGATCGCAAATACCGTGTAG
- a CDS encoding VOC family protein: MFVIKPHHGGISVPSLDESIDWYRHMLGFELESLAFIEQIPAHIAFIRSGDYRLELFQLAQAKPLPAERREPHLDLQTHGHKHLCFAVQDAPAAFAALRAKGADIVFENVIDGTPMGFLRDNSGNLLELIQYPALWADQGAPL, from the coding sequence ATGTTCGTGATCAAACCCCATCACGGCGGCATCAGCGTGCCCAGCCTGGATGAGTCGATTGACTGGTACCGGCACATGCTCGGCTTCGAGCTGGAAAGCCTCGCCTTCATCGAGCAGATTCCGGCGCACATCGCGTTCATCCGCAGCGGCGACTACCGCCTGGAGCTGTTCCAGCTGGCGCAGGCCAAGCCCTTGCCGGCCGAACGCCGCGAGCCGCACCTGGACCTGCAGACCCACGGCCACAAGCACCTGTGCTTCGCCGTGCAGGACGCCCCGGCCGCCTTCGCCGCGCTGCGCGCCAAGGGCGCCGACATCGTCTTCGAGAACGTCATCGACGGCACGCCCATGGGCTTCCTGCGTGACAACAGCGGCAACCTGCTGGAACTCATCCAATACCCGGCCCTGTGGGCCGACCAAGGAGCACCCCTATGA
- a CDS encoding SDR family NAD(P)-dependent oxidoreductase: MQALEGKVAVVTGATGGLGGAICAALAQAGARVVAGYNRSAEAAQALVAALPGDDHLAVAAPVTDSPALHALAATVQAHYGRCDLLVNCAGTTRFVAHADLDGLDDALIDSILATNVRGPIACVRALAPLLKASGDGLVVNISSIAARTAMGSNIAYCASKAAIDNLTQSLARALAPQVRVVSVAPGLADTEFVQGLAQDWRDEQAARTPLGRLALPAEVARAVLALATQLTFTTGAVIPVDGGRPLN; the protein is encoded by the coding sequence ATGCAGGCCCTGGAAGGCAAGGTGGCGGTGGTCACCGGCGCCACCGGCGGGTTGGGCGGGGCGATCTGCGCCGCCCTGGCCCAGGCCGGCGCGCGGGTGGTGGCCGGCTACAACCGCAGCGCCGAGGCGGCGCAGGCGCTGGTCGCGGCGCTGCCCGGCGACGATCACCTGGCGGTGGCCGCGCCGGTCACCGACAGCCCTGCGTTACACGCCCTGGCAGCCACGGTGCAAGCGCACTACGGCCGCTGCGACCTGCTGGTCAACTGCGCCGGCACCACGCGCTTCGTCGCCCATGCCGACCTCGACGGCCTGGATGACGCGCTGATCGACAGCATCCTGGCCACCAACGTGCGCGGCCCCATTGCCTGCGTACGCGCCCTGGCGCCGCTGCTCAAGGCCAGCGGTGATGGCCTGGTGGTGAACATCAGCTCCATCGCCGCGCGCACGGCCATGGGCAGCAACATCGCCTACTGTGCGTCGAAGGCGGCGATCGACAACCTTACCCAGTCCCTGGCCCGCGCCCTAGCGCCCCAGGTGCGGGTGGTGTCGGTGGCGCCGGGGCTGGCCGACACCGAGTTCGTCCAGGGCCTGGCGCAGGACTGGCGTGACGAGCAAGCCGCGCGCACGCCCCTGGGGCGCCTGGCGCTGCCGGCCGAAGTGGCGCGCGCGGTGCTGGCCCTGGCCACGCAACTGACCTTCACCACTGGCGCCGTCATCCCTGTGGATGGCGGGCGGCCGCTGAACTGA
- a CDS encoding FAD-dependent oxidoreductase: protein MSDIAKVLIVGAGIGGLSAAIALRNAGVEVDIVEISPQAKVYHVGIVVQANCIRAMAQLGIADAAVAAGFPYKGLRICNQQGQVKAELSGAQLAGKQYPANLGLTRPALHQVLLDAVAESGANLRLGLTFSDIEQSANKVAVRFTDGTSGEYDLLVGADGVYSKVRTTVFGEQYKPRFTGQGVWRYNLPRPKDLLWSHMFEGKPGGKAGYTPLTEDSLYVLSVFEEPGNPFFAPDTLAAEFRKRLEGYGGLVPELREQITDNSQVVYRPLEALLMPAPWYRGRVLLIGDAAHATTPHMGQGAAQAVEDAVVLGELCGTADLSLEQVLDSFMERRFERCKFINEGSVQIGEWEQRPSADADFTGLMAQMINVVAQPI, encoded by the coding sequence ATGAGCGACATCGCAAAAGTGCTGATCGTAGGCGCAGGCATTGGTGGGCTGAGCGCCGCCATTGCCCTGCGCAACGCCGGGGTGGAGGTCGATATCGTCGAGATCAGCCCCCAGGCCAAGGTCTACCACGTGGGCATCGTGGTGCAGGCCAACTGTATTCGCGCCATGGCCCAGTTGGGCATCGCCGACGCCGCCGTGGCCGCCGGTTTCCCCTACAAGGGCCTGCGCATCTGCAACCAGCAGGGCCAGGTAAAAGCCGAGCTTAGCGGCGCGCAATTGGCCGGCAAGCAGTACCCGGCCAACCTCGGCCTGACCCGCCCGGCGTTGCACCAGGTGCTGCTGGACGCGGTGGCAGAAAGCGGCGCGAACCTGCGCCTGGGCCTGACCTTCAGCGACATCGAGCAAAGCGCCAACAAGGTGGCCGTGCGCTTCACCGACGGCACCAGCGGCGAGTACGACCTGCTGGTGGGCGCCGACGGCGTGTATTCGAAAGTGCGCACCACGGTGTTCGGCGAGCAGTACAAACCGCGCTTCACCGGCCAGGGCGTGTGGCGCTACAACCTGCCACGGCCCAAGGACTTGTTGTGGTCGCACATGTTCGAAGGCAAGCCGGGCGGCAAGGCCGGCTACACGCCGCTGACCGAAGACAGCCTGTACGTGCTGTCGGTGTTCGAGGAACCGGGCAACCCGTTCTTCGCCCCTGACACCCTGGCCGCCGAGTTCCGCAAGCGCTTGGAAGGCTACGGCGGCCTGGTGCCCGAGCTGCGCGAGCAGATCACCGATAACAGCCAGGTGGTGTACCGCCCGCTGGAGGCGCTGCTGATGCCCGCGCCCTGGTACCGCGGCCGGGTGCTGCTGATCGGCGACGCGGCCCACGCCACCACCCCGCACATGGGCCAGGGCGCCGCCCAGGCCGTGGAAGACGCGGTGGTGCTGGGCGAGCTGTGCGGCACGGCCGATCTGAGTCTTGAGCAGGTGTTGGACAGCTTCATGGAACGCCGCTTCGAACGCTGCAAGTTCATCAACGAAGGCTCGGTGCAGATCGGCGAATGGGAGCAACGGCCTAGCGCCGACGCCGACTTCACCGGCCTGATGGCGCAAATGATCAACGTCGTCGCCCAACCTATCTGA
- a CDS encoding SMP-30/gluconolactonase/LRE family protein codes for MKPNPLKGWQVDRDAIGFIGHDLQRPECIIAQPDGSLWAADARGGVMHIAVNGQQTLLAPKQPAPQQASFESRYVQSQGASLPNGLALTAQGDFIICNWGLDRIEQLDRQGNIKVLFDQMDGKPLGKTNFPLRDSKGRIWFTVTTTMQPWTDSINSGVLDGYIGVIDDNGIRIVAEGFGGTNEIRFDDNEEWLYVVESNVRRISRLRLNADGSLSDREVFGPAELEGFPDGFAFDSYGNLWVTLVMTDKLIALTPDGEVLILLDDSNPAATAELNRHYHAKTLTPQIMQAAHGTLAPWLASLTFGGPDLKTVYLGSLQGTRIPFFQAPVAGQALIHWC; via the coding sequence ATGAAACCCAACCCGCTCAAAGGCTGGCAGGTCGACCGCGACGCCATCGGCTTCATCGGCCACGACCTGCAACGCCCCGAATGCATCATCGCCCAGCCCGACGGCAGCCTGTGGGCCGCCGACGCCCGTGGCGGGGTGATGCACATCGCCGTCAACGGCCAGCAGACCCTGCTGGCGCCCAAGCAGCCCGCGCCGCAGCAGGCCTCGTTCGAGTCGCGCTACGTGCAGTCCCAGGGTGCCTCGCTGCCCAACGGCCTGGCGCTGACCGCCCAGGGCGACTTCATCATCTGCAACTGGGGCCTGGACCGCATCGAGCAGCTCGACCGCCAGGGCAACATCAAGGTGTTGTTCGACCAGATGGACGGCAAGCCCCTGGGCAAGACCAACTTCCCGCTGCGCGATAGCAAGGGCCGTATCTGGTTCACCGTGACCACCACGATGCAGCCCTGGACCGACTCGATCAATTCCGGCGTGCTGGACGGCTACATCGGCGTGATCGACGACAACGGCATCCGCATCGTCGCCGAGGGTTTTGGCGGCACCAACGAGATCCGCTTCGACGACAACGAAGAGTGGCTGTACGTGGTGGAAAGCAACGTGCGGCGCATCTCGCGGCTGCGCCTGAACGCCGATGGCTCGCTCAGCGACCGCGAGGTGTTCGGCCCGGCCGAGCTGGAAGGCTTCCCCGACGGCTTTGCCTTCGACAGCTACGGCAACCTGTGGGTGACCCTGGTGATGACCGACAAGCTCATCGCCCTGACCCCCGACGGCGAGGTGCTGATCCTGCTGGACGACAGCAACCCGGCCGCCACCGCCGAGCTCAACCGCCACTACCACGCCAAGACCCTGACCCCGCAGATCATGCAGGCGGCCCACGGCACCCTGGCGCCGTGGCTGGCTAGCCTGACCTTCGGCGGGCCGGATCTGAAGACCGTGTACCTAGGCAGCCTGCAGGGCACGCGCATCCCGTTTTTCCAAGCCCCGGTGGCCGGCCAGGCGTTGATCCACTGGTGCTGA
- a CDS encoding SDR family NAD(P)-dependent oxidoreductase, protein MRLLGKTAIVTGIGSGIGQCCALMFARQGARVVGAELDPAAARHTVALAAAEGLHIDSLAPCDLTDPAQAAALVEFACGLHAGFDIVVNAAAFGAFAWIEDMDYQQHWRKTLTGELDLVFLLCQAAWPVLKARGGGSIINFASANAWMSLKGSPALAHCAGKGGVLAMTRQLAMEGGPHGIRANSISPGLIETSATRAHLAADPGFRQAALDHQLLAQRIGRPEDVGWAAVYLASDETAWVTATDLRIDAGATAC, encoded by the coding sequence ATGCGCCTCTTGGGAAAAACCGCCATTGTCACCGGAATCGGTAGCGGCATTGGCCAGTGCTGCGCGCTGATGTTCGCCCGCCAGGGCGCGCGCGTCGTGGGCGCCGAACTGGACCCGGCCGCCGCCCGCCACACCGTGGCCCTGGCCGCAGCCGAGGGGCTGCACATCGACAGCCTCGCCCCCTGCGACCTCACCGACCCGGCCCAGGCCGCCGCCTTGGTGGAGTTCGCCTGCGGGCTGCACGCAGGCTTCGACATTGTGGTGAACGCTGCGGCCTTCGGCGCCTTCGCCTGGATCGAAGACATGGACTACCAGCAGCACTGGCGCAAGACCCTCACCGGCGAGCTGGACCTGGTGTTCCTGCTGTGCCAGGCCGCCTGGCCGGTGCTGAAGGCCCGCGGCGGCGGTTCGATCATCAACTTCGCCTCGGCCAACGCCTGGATGAGCCTCAAGGGCTCGCCCGCCCTGGCTCATTGCGCGGGGAAGGGCGGGGTGCTGGCCATGACCCGGCAACTGGCGATGGAGGGTGGGCCCCATGGGATTCGCGCCAACAGCATTTCGCCGGGGTTGATCGAAACCAGCGCGACGCGCGCGCATTTGGCGGCGGACCCCGGCTTTCGCCAGGCGGCGCTCGATCATCAGTTGCTGGCGCAGCGTATCGGCCGGCCGGAAGACGTAGGCTGGGCCGCGGTGTATCTGGCCAGCGATGAGACCGCCTGGGTGACGGCGACGGATCTGCGCATAGACGCCGGCGCAACCGCGTGCTGA
- a CDS encoding MFS transporter, giving the protein MNAPSRVTQSKATFATYLLLLINCLSPMAAIVVAPSLPQMQAHFAGVPNVEFLIPVALTIPGLLVALLSPVVGILADRYGRKRLLVASIVGYGIFGLLPMFLDSLYAIIVSRVALGCVESVVVTVSTMLIGDYYSGAQRQKYLALQTTFASSSAILFFMVGGALGEIGWRAPYVVYAVPLLLALVSKALLWEPKAAAMADAEERGPLVSFRPLVLLGICVVTFIGAVMFMILQIQMAYLLGDIGEHSPQTAGLVASACSVMIVLGTLSVHMLARLGLRIPHCLALAFGLIAASFIAIPAMHTWQGIMAVALVNGLGCGLMLPTLAIWNMRELPWQRRGLGTGMWYGSYCLGMFFSPLLVVAVSKSSGSLATTVSWAGGLCVLVVLAALGASLVKRRAQRDLQLAAVNLEDA; this is encoded by the coding sequence ATGAACGCTCCCAGCCGTGTCACCCAGTCCAAGGCGACGTTCGCCACGTACCTGCTGTTGCTGATCAACTGCCTGTCGCCCATGGCAGCCATCGTCGTGGCGCCCAGCCTGCCGCAGATGCAGGCGCATTTCGCCGGGGTGCCCAACGTCGAATTCCTCATTCCGGTGGCGCTGACCATCCCGGGGCTGCTGGTGGCGCTGCTCAGCCCGGTGGTCGGCATCCTCGCCGACCGCTACGGGCGCAAGCGCCTGCTGGTGGCGTCCATCGTCGGCTATGGCATCTTCGGCTTGCTGCCGATGTTCCTCGACTCGCTGTACGCCATCATCGTCAGCCGCGTGGCCCTGGGATGCGTCGAATCGGTGGTGGTGACGGTCAGCACCATGCTCATCGGCGACTACTACAGCGGCGCGCAGCGGCAGAAGTACCTGGCCCTGCAGACCACCTTCGCCTCGTCCTCGGCCATCCTGTTCTTCATGGTCGGCGGCGCCCTGGGCGAGATCGGCTGGCGCGCACCCTATGTGGTGTACGCCGTGCCGCTGCTGCTGGCGCTGGTGAGCAAGGCGCTGCTGTGGGAACCCAAGGCCGCGGCCATGGCCGACGCCGAAGAGCGCGGGCCGCTGGTGAGCTTCCGGCCACTGGTGCTGCTGGGCATCTGCGTGGTCACCTTCATTGGCGCGGTGATGTTCATGATTCTGCAGATCCAGATGGCCTACCTGCTGGGCGACATCGGCGAGCACTCGCCGCAGACCGCGGGCCTTGTGGCCTCGGCCTGCAGCGTGATGATCGTGCTTGGCACCCTCAGCGTGCACATGCTCGCCCGGCTGGGGCTGCGCATCCCGCACTGCCTGGCGCTGGCGTTTGGCCTGATTGCCGCCAGCTTCATCGCCATCCCGGCCATGCACACCTGGCAAGGCATCATGGCCGTGGCCCTGGTCAACGGCCTGGGCTGCGGCCTGATGCTGCCCACCCTGGCCATCTGGAACATGCGCGAACTGCCCTGGCAGCGCCGCGGCCTGGGCACCGGCATGTGGTACGGCAGCTACTGCCTGGGCATGTTCTTCAGCCCCTTGCTGGTGGTGGCAGTCAGCAAGAGCAGCGGCAGCCTGGCCACCACCGTCAGCTGGGCCGGTGGCCTGTGCGTGCTGGTGGTGCTGGCGGCGCTGGGCGCCAGCCTGGTGAAGCGCCGGGCGCAACGCGATCTGCAACTGGCCGCGGTCAACCTCGAAGACGCCTGA
- a CDS encoding fumarylacetoacetate hydrolase family protein, with product MKLATLKDGSRDGRLVVVSRDLRRAVLASGIAATLQAAIEDWARCEPLLQQLSAALNGGRATQAFDFEPREAMAPLPRAYQWADASSFLNHGMLMERAYNLDIKKDPGVPIIYQGAGDDFLGACDDYPVPGEEHQIDFEGEVAVVLDDVPMGIQPAQAAGHIKLLMLLNDVSLRAHLFKEVSIGFGPLRAKPSTVFAPVAVTPDELGPAWSEGRVKLPMHVQCNGARFGEPNGAEMDFSFPELVMHLARTRKLGAGTVLGSGTFSNRDYNVTGSACLAERRAVETIEQGEAKTPFLKFGDRLRFEIFGLDGASVFGAIDHRFVPAQV from the coding sequence ATGAAACTGGCCACCCTCAAGGACGGCAGCCGCGACGGCCGCCTGGTCGTGGTATCCCGTGACCTGCGCCGCGCCGTGCTGGCGTCGGGCATTGCCGCCACGCTGCAGGCCGCCATCGAAGACTGGGCGCGCTGCGAGCCACTGCTGCAGCAACTATCGGCGGCGCTGAACGGCGGCCGCGCCACCCAGGCGTTCGATTTCGAGCCGCGCGAGGCCATGGCGCCGCTGCCACGGGCCTACCAATGGGCCGACGCCTCGTCGTTCCTCAACCACGGCATGCTGATGGAGCGTGCGTACAATCTGGACATCAAGAAAGACCCCGGCGTGCCTATTATCTACCAGGGCGCCGGCGATGATTTCCTCGGCGCCTGCGACGACTACCCGGTACCCGGTGAAGAGCATCAGATCGATTTCGAAGGGGAGGTCGCCGTGGTACTCGATGACGTGCCCATGGGCATCCAGCCTGCCCAGGCGGCTGGGCATATCAAGCTGTTGATGCTGCTCAACGACGTGAGCCTGCGCGCGCACCTGTTCAAGGAAGTGAGCATCGGCTTCGGCCCGCTGCGGGCCAAGCCCAGCACTGTGTTTGCGCCGGTGGCGGTCACCCCCGATGAACTCGGCCCGGCGTGGAGTGAAGGGCGGGTGAAGCTGCCCATGCACGTGCAGTGCAACGGCGCGCGCTTTGGCGAGCCCAACGGCGCCGAGATGGACTTCAGCTTCCCCGAGCTGGTGATGCACCTGGCCCGCACCCGCAAGCTGGGCGCCGGCACGGTGCTGGGCTCGGGCACTTTCTCCAACCGCGACTACAACGTCACCGGCTCCGCGTGCCTGGCCGAGCGCCGGGCGGTGGAGACCATCGAACAGGGCGAGGCGAAGACGCCGTTCCTGAAGTTCGGCGACCGCCTGCGCTTCGAGATCTTCGGCCTGGACGGCGCCAGCGTGTTCGGCGCCATTGACCACCGCTTCGTACCGGCGCAGGTGTAA
- the hisD gene encoding histidinol dehydrogenase → MIRYLKQGKPAQQKAEFNAQVRDTVEQIIHAIEQRGEAAVREYSEKFDHWNPASLRLSTEEIQGCIDSLSPQAIEDIKFAQAQIRRFAQIQLLSMRDVEVETLPGVVLGHKNIPVNSVGCYIPGGKYPLLASAHMSVLTAKVAGVKRVIACAPPFDGKPSPEIIAAMALAGADEIYVMGGVQGVAAMALGTEHIAPVDMIVGPGNAYVAEAKRQLYGRVGIDLFAGPTETMVICDDTVDAELVAVDLLGQAEHGPTSPAFCVTTSTRIAEELPAAIQNVLARLDTAPIASVAWRDYGEIILCDTDEEMLAESERICSEHVQVMTRDPDWFLARMTNYGGLFLGHRTNVSYGDKVIGTNHTLPTMGAGRYTGGLWVGKFIKTHTYQRVLTDEASVAIGEVCSRLCALEHFSGHKEQADIRVRRLKQAL, encoded by the coding sequence ATGATTCGTTATCTCAAGCAAGGCAAGCCGGCCCAGCAGAAGGCCGAATTCAACGCCCAGGTGCGCGACACCGTGGAGCAGATCATCCACGCCATCGAGCAGCGCGGCGAAGCGGCGGTGCGTGAGTATTCCGAGAAGTTCGACCACTGGAACCCCGCCAGCCTGCGTTTGAGCACCGAGGAAATCCAAGGCTGTATCGACAGCCTGTCGCCCCAGGCCATCGAAGACATCAAGTTTGCCCAGGCGCAGATCCGCCGCTTCGCGCAGATCCAGCTGCTGTCGATGCGCGACGTCGAAGTGGAGACCCTGCCTGGCGTGGTGCTGGGCCACAAGAACATCCCGGTGAACTCGGTGGGTTGCTACATTCCCGGTGGCAAATACCCGCTGCTGGCCTCGGCGCACATGAGCGTGCTGACCGCCAAGGTGGCCGGGGTGAAGCGCGTGATTGCCTGCGCGCCGCCGTTCGATGGCAAGCCGTCGCCGGAGATCATCGCCGCCATGGCCCTGGCCGGCGCCGATGAGATCTACGTGATGGGCGGGGTACAGGGCGTGGCCGCCATGGCCCTGGGCACTGAACACATTGCCCCGGTGGACATGATCGTCGGCCCCGGCAACGCCTACGTGGCCGAAGCCAAGCGCCAGCTGTACGGCCGCGTGGGCATCGACCTGTTCGCCGGCCCCACCGAAACCATGGTGATCTGCGATGACACGGTGGACGCCGAACTGGTGGCCGTCGACCTGCTGGGCCAGGCCGAGCACGGGCCGACGTCGCCGGCGTTCTGCGTCACCACGAGCACGCGCATCGCCGAGGAACTGCCGGCCGCCATCCAGAACGTGCTGGCGCGCCTCGACACCGCGCCAATTGCCAGCGTGGCCTGGCGCGACTATGGCGAAATCATCCTCTGTGACACCGACGAGGAAATGCTCGCCGAATCCGAGCGCATCTGCTCCGAGCACGTGCAGGTGATGACCCGCGACCCGGACTGGTTCCTGGCGCGCATGACCAACTACGGCGGGCTGTTCCTGGGCCACCGTACCAACGTCTCCTACGGCGACAAGGTGATCGGCACCAACCACACCCTGCCGACCATGGGCGCCGGCCGCTACACCGGCGGGCTGTGGGTGGGCAAGTTCATCAAGACCCACACCTACCAGCGCGTGCTCACCGATGAGGCCAGCGTGGCCATCGGCGAGGTGTGCTCGCGGCTGTGCGCCCTGGAGCATTTCTCCGGGCACAAGGAACAGGCCGACATTCGTGTGCGTCGCCTGAAGCAGGCCCTGTGA